One part of the Coffea eugenioides isolate CCC68of chromosome 10, Ceug_1.0, whole genome shotgun sequence genome encodes these proteins:
- the LOC113749954 gene encoding probable calcium-binding protein CML44 yields MSSLSANDLHKIFTKLDKNGDGLISIDQVKWLLERIGFHTTLEELQRLVGPTTSLDSIEFFIFYDIVVKSNIGRSNQTNSFDGDLAEAFKVFDLNGDGFISCEELQKVLSRFGLWDEREGRDCKSMINIFDTNSDGLLDFEEFRTMMVSSS; encoded by the coding sequence ATGTCATCCCTGAGTGCCAATGACCTCCACAAGATTTTCACAAAACTGGATAAAAATGGCGATGGGCTAATAAGCATTGATCAAGTCAAGTGGCTATTAGAGAGAATTGGATTCCACACTACCCTTGAGGAGCTGCAAAGACTGGTTGGACCAACAACAAGTCTTGATTCAATTgagtttttcattttctatgaTATTGTTGTCAAGAGCAACATTGGCAGAAGCAATCAAACAAACAGCTTTGATGGAGATCTAGCTGAAGCTTTCAAGGTGTTTGACTTAAATGGAGATGGATTCATCTCTTGTGAGGAATTGCAGAAGGTTTTGTCAAGATTTGGATTGTGGGATGAGCGTGAAGGCCGGGATTGTAAGAGCATGATTAACATTTTTGATACAAACTCGGATGGATTGCTTGATTTTGAGGAGTTCAGGACTATGATGGTTTCCAGTTCTTGA